A stretch of Aspergillus nidulans FGSC A4 chromosome VI DNA encodes these proteins:
- a CDS encoding mitotic regulator LTE1 (transcript_id=CADANIAT00009986) gives MGPSVAGLDDSPRKSEEVHTRVSPVSAGNGSKLNAPIKVPYVTSALRRAHTVAQAKHIAKKTNIGSGTAGDKAAPPLVQTKDSHEVLRARSFKLLDTKPKARREVFAGPRESSHFTVGNVGQNGKIFLRPVQNLSRKESRRAPAVPSDSQSKPEYLRTQGLDDNNKNEPSRWSNSQLSELRFEGEGNGDDAASIDSGSQRYNSDRQTRRRTLQRSYSFSTISERWSVSHEGTNTGFRFIIDRADDRPKSADESSHQHLEVPIPDYHLGMRRFNTTNVLHSSTHSMEAWTSSTARNTCLHDDIHHSFAPSIFSGVSAMDLGRSAAVSPDPIVYDPGDSIKPSIFETLVTVMDDESVVRYVPGTRNISAATPARIVAQISSESFMDYELVSDFFLTFRPYLSASSLLSLLLARLQWAINRLQEDGRIIRIRTFAALRHWILNYFVDDFVPDFKLRAHFCETVNRLYDSVKARQGGGMSDLKILIDLKRCWHGKCSAYWDIPDHYLSYNSPDRPIDPGGEEPTVGDLQNVAPTHGTQMPELVETARNAPLSTHHDRNDSSATAKSMPTSAGSDWSAPAISCSLPPKLPKRHSMPFSANTPHPVPVKPKTAGFSQDPASPISPVSVRRIPCYGHMHKRSGSFSDSFRDDRAPISLQRLDNHGISSAQEPYYLGGLIRGELYPPAESYMTMMAPPSPPLPPLAPGMRFDRRNTDGSGKPAASSSGVKTIIGSIRRALNGKIPVSSNSPRPMNGLSPRGKTSALPTNVAFGSDTYRDKKPGPPAKKPTKIDLLCDEALRQYRQASGEKVDSTDLNEAPRQCTEHIAGETPQSFLHPPVNKTQSHLTGGSQSIVIVDDTGTPVMSGGVQTVPVGLDQPPTFLTGENSPSTPKAHTFLASPRASTLGADEYSLPIYYDESSLRQSRRSFAFHGESGGPASQRSYSNERDSSWWKKKSSSVRLRKYASFQSSFSRHRPAMDSELESSTAGSSILDIADKPPGPTLRRRPGGNLRRMQNGLDARSFRDSASAWSDVTYQSSVADSTANTLDDSASRPQTSLVPPKPRFSLLKTHSSQLIRRSFESAIARFAQIPDEDDGGVESALLKLEGKWKGEPAGGAANATAGPSQQAPTKDQERTREGLTPHDFNPRFSTLSRVQQKMGDSLTYSQAQARILTRSYSGSNVDSEDSYSSIPLLERGLSDESMKKPVDGGQLTALQPMAANEGSSDVGSSHPSIDMVKKTESMKRIPRGSSLPVPHQKSRVSRLSGLSSELSVDVIDPKEAADARLSFDTRSLNESSATIPPHPLAHPPSPPMTIQNHRSVHSYRASLYPDLAKAQPLTPDPSPIHKAGKRANIPSLDMQHVSGDVLCRSEADHHISAIPKIPIAQHVPFVLSCESHVLAEQFTLVEMAALGEVDWRDLVDMKWNSGPPFTTSWVQFLMDEERRGIDLVVGRFNLMVKWALSEIVLTLDIKERALTISKFIHTAVHARRMCNYATMLQICIALTSTDCSRLQSTWALVPLEDRRMLKDLEMLIQPVRNFHDLRVEMETANVQEGCIPFVGLYIHDLTYNAQKPAQVAATREGEPLINFERYRTTARIVKSLLRLIDASTKYNIEPVPGIVERVLWIASLSEEQIQVRSKLLV, from the exons ATGGGGCCCAGTGTGGCTGGTTTGGACGACAGCCCGAGGAAGTCGGAGGAAGTGCACACGCGTGTTTCCCCTGTCTCAGCAGGCAATGGTTCCAAGCTCAATGCGCCCATCAAAGTCCCCTACGTCACCTCTGCTTTACGACGCGCTCACACCGTTGCACAAGCAAAGCACATTGCGAAGAAAACAAACATTGGCTCGGGAACGGCAGGGGACAAGGCGGCTCCTCCTTTGGTACAGACCAAGGACAGCCATGAAGTGCTCCGAGCGCGGTctttcaagctccttgataCTAAACCGAAAGCTCGGCGTGAGGTCTTTGCTGGGCCGAGGGAATCTAGTCATTTTACTGTCGGAAACGTGGGCCAGAACGGCAAAATATTCCTGAG gCCCGTTCAAAACTTGTCTCGCAAAGAATCTCGTCGTGCGCCAGCCGTCCCTTCAGATAGCCAATCGAAGCCGGAATATCTTCGTACGCAAGGACTAGATGATAATAACAAGAACGAACCCTCACGATGGTCCAATTCGCAACTGTCCGAGCTCCGTTTCGAGGGCGAAGGGAATGGGGATGACGCTGCTTCAATAGACTCGGGTTCGCAGCGGTACAATTCAGACCGTCAAACTCGACGGCGCACGCTCCAAAGATCGTATTCCTTCTCTACAATCTCGGAACGGTGGTCGGTTTCCCATGAGGGGACCAATACTGGATTTCGGTTTATTATCGACCGGGCAGATGATAGACCTAAGTCAGCAGATGAATCTTCCCATCAACACCTAGAGGTTCCAATTCCGGATTACCACCTGGGTATGAGACGGTTCAACACGACAAACGTTTTACATAGCTCGACGCACTCAATGGAAGCATGGACCTCAAGCACTGCTCGCAACACTTGCTTACATGACGATATTCACCATTCATTTGCTCCCTCTATATTTTCTGGGGTGTCTGCTATGGATTTAGGCCGGAGTGCTGCCGTTAGCCCCGACCCAATTGTGTATGATCCTGGCGACTCCATCAAACCGTCAATCTTCGAGACGCTGGTGACAGTGATGGATGATGAGTCCGTCGTTCGTTACGTCCCTGGCACCAGGAATATCAGTGCTGCGACACCTGCGCGCATAGTCGCGCAAATATCCTCCGAGTCCTTCATGGATTATGAGCTTGTCTCAGACTTTTTTCTCACCTTCCGACCTTACCTCTCCGCAAGTTCTCTACTCTCCCTTCTGCTTGCACGTCTGCAATGGGCAATAAACCGTTTGCAGGAAGATGGGAGAATCATAAGAATCCGCACGTTTGCGGCCCTGCGCCATTGGATCTTAAACTACTTTGTTGATGACTTCGTTCCTGACTTCAAATTGCGAGCTCACTTCTGCGAGACTGTCAACCGTTTATACGACAGCGTGAAGGCTCGCCAAGGTGGTGGTATGAGTGATCTGAAGATTCTCATCGACCTTAAACGATGTTGGCATGGAAAGTGCTCGGCCTATTGGGACATCCCAGACCATTACCTGTCGTACAACAGCCCAGACCGCCCCATTGATCCTGGGGGCGAGGAGCCAACCGTAGGCGACTTGCAAAATGTCGCCCCGACTCATGGCACTCAAATGcctgagctggtcgagacGGCCAGAAATGCACCGTTATCCACGCATCACGACCGGAATGATTCTTCTGCCACGGCTAAAAGTATGCCAACTTCAGCTGGCAGTGACTGGAGCGCCCCTGCAATCTCGTGCTCATTGCCTCCTAAGTTACCCAAACGCCATTCTATGCCCTTCTCGGCCAACACACCGCACCCGGTGCCTGTAAAACCCAAGACAGCAGGCTTCTCTCAGGATCCTGCATCTCCAATATCTCCAGTTAGCGTGAGACGTATCCCATGTTATGGCCATATGCACAAACGCAGTGGTAGTTTCTCGGACTCTTTTCGAGACGATAGAGCCCCCATCTCGTTGCAGCGCTTGGATAACCATGGGATTTCCTCGGCGCAGGAGCCGTACTATCTGGGTGGTTTGATTCGCGGAGAACTATACCCTCCCGCCGAGTCTTACATGACCATGATGGCTCCCCCCTCCCCGCCTTTACCACCTCTGGCGCCTGGTATGCGTTTTGACCGGCGCAATACGGATGGATCAGGCAAACCTGCTGCTTCCAGCTCGGGTGTAAAGACGATCATCGGCTCTATCCGTCGAGCTCTAAACGGCAAGATTCCAGTTTCTAGTAACTCCCCGCGCCCCATGAACGGACTGTCCCCACGAGGAAAAACTTCGGCACTTCCTACAAATGTTGCATTCGGATCGGATACCTACCGGGACAAAAAGCCTGGTCCCCCGGCAAAGAAGCCAACTAAAATTGACCTTCTATGCGACGAGGCTCTGCGGCAGTATCGTCAAGCGTCCGGTGAGAAAGTCGATTCGACAGACTTGAACGAGGCACCCCGACAATGCACTGAACACATTGCCGGCGAAACACCGCAATCCTTCCTTCATCCACCTGTTAATAAAACGCAAAGCCATCTAACCGGTGGTAGCCAGTCTATAGTTATTGTCGATGACACAGGCACGCCAGTCATGTCAGGAGGCGTTCAAACGGTTCCTGTGGGCCTTGATCAGCCTCCTACGTTTCTTACGGGAGAGAACTCCCCTTCGACCCCAAAAGCTCATACATTTCTTGCTTCACCTCGAGCGTCCACCCTTGGAGCTGATGAGTATTCGTTGCCAATTTACTATGACGAATCCAGCTTAAGAcagtcaagaagaagttttGCTTTCCATGGGGAGTCTGGCGGCCCTGCATCGCAGAGATCGTACTCTAATGAGAGGGACTCTTCGTGGTGGAAGAAAAAGTCGTCATCTGTACGTCTCCGAAAGTATGCCTCATTCCAGAGCAGTTTCTCGAGACACCGCCCCGCTATGGATAGCGAACTCGAATCGTCAACAGCTGGGTCCAGCATCCTTGATATTGCGGACAAACCACCCGGACCTACGCTTAGACGGAGACCTGGGGGCAATCTACGTCGGATGCAAAATGGTCTGGATGCACGTTCGTTCCGTGactcagcctcagcctggTCTGATGTGACCTATCAAAGTTCTGTAGCTGATAGCACGGCTAATACGTTGGATGATTCCGCGTCAAGGCCACAGACTAGTCTTGTACCTCCAAAGCCTCGATTCTCGCTATTGAAAACACACTCGTCTCAGCTCATTCGGCGTTCTTTCGAATCCGCTATTGCTCGTTTTGCGCAGATtccagatgaagacgacggaGGAGTTGAGTCTGCATTATTGAAGCTTGAAGGGAAATGGAAGGGTGAGCCAGCCGGTGGCGCGGCCAATGCTACTGCTGGCCCAAGTCAGCAGGCACCTACCAAAGATCAAGAACGTACGCGAGAAGGGTTGACACCGCATGATTTTAACCCACGTTTCAGTACCCTCTCAAGAGTCCAGCAGAAAATGGGCGACAGCCTGACATACTCTCAAGCGCAGGCGCGGATCCTCACCAGATCCTACTCTGGGTCAAACGTAGACTCTGAGGACTCCTACAGTTCTATTCCACTCTTAGAGCGAGGACTTAGTGACGAGTCCATGAAGAAGCCTGTGGATGGAGGCCAACTCACTGCGCTTCAGCCCATGGCAGCTAATGAGGGGAGCTCGGATGTTGGATCATCGCATCCTTCCATTGACATGGTCAAGAAGACCGAGAGCATGAAGCGCATCCCGCGAGGATCCAGTCTTCCTGTCCCTCATCAAAAATCCAGAGTATCTCGTTTATCTGGTCTATCTTCGGAGCTTTCTGTCGACGTCATAGACCCCAAGGAAGCCGCGGATGCGCGGCTATCGTTTGACACGCGAAGTCTCAACGAGTCGAGTGCTACAATACCCCCTCACCCCCTTGCACATCCACCTTCCCCCCCTATGACTATTCAAAATCATCGCTCAGTTCATTCATATCGAGCTTCCCTGTATCCTGACCTTGCCAAAGCTCAGCCCCTGACCCCAGACCCATCTCCGATCCATAAGGCTGGGAAGCGGGCAAATATCCCATCTTTGGATATGCAACATGTGTCAGGAGACGTTCTCTGCCGATCGGAAGCAGACCACCATATTTCTGCAATCCCGAAAATACCAATCGCTCAACATGTGCCCTTTGTCCTGTCATGCGAATCTCACGTTTTGGCCGAGCAGTTCACTTTGGTTGAGATGGCTGCTCTTGGTGAGGTAGATTGGAGGGACCTTGTTGACATGAAGTGGAATAGCGGTCCTCCATTTACCACGAGCTGGGTGCAGTTCCTTATGGACGAGGAGCGCCGGGGCATTGATTTAGTGGTGGGACGGTTCAACCTCATGGTGAAATGGGCTCTGTCAGAGATTGTTCTCaccctggatatcaaggagCGGGCTCTTACCATCTCCAAATTCATACACACTGCGGTACATGCACGGAGAATGTGCAACTACGCCACCATGCTGCAGATTTGTATTGCACTTACTTCGACGGATTGCTCTCGGCTCCAGAGTACGTGGGCGCTAGTGCCGCTCGAGGATAGGCGGATGTTGAAGGATTTGGAGATGCTCATCCAGCCCGTCCGCAACTTCCATGACCTCCGTGTCGAAATGGAGACTGCGAACGTGCAAGAAGGCTGCATTCCATTTGTTG GACTCTATATCCATGACCTCACGTATAATGCTCAAAAGCCTGCCCAGGTGGCAGCAACCCGCGAGGGAGAACCGCTAATCAACTTCGAGCGCTATCGCACGACAGCGAGAATTGTTAAGAGTCTCCTCCGATTGATTGACGCGAGCACAAAGTACAATATCGAGCCGGTACCAGGAATCGTTGAGCGTGTGCTTTGGATCGCCTCCCTCTCGGAAGAACAAATCCAGGTCCGCAGCAAGCTATTGGTATAA
- a CDS encoding M13 family metallopeptidase (transcript_id=CADANIAT00009987), whose protein sequence is MGDRITLPDSPMSDDGEERTLLLQDHFEHQLEKCSALSESEYLEESSKLQRSGRSRCWPSRSWLSTSCYATLWTGSAILLMTAGYLASPMLKEPSNSDGPHTEAPTICQTPECVNAASDILRNLDPNYANIDPCTDFDQYVCGGWRNQHDMRSDQGSIFAGTYMEEASQTRLRHLLESTGPSDPADSKIFEKLKAGYNACFDEDAVRNRGNEPLVKLLNDFEKIYSLDSAMGGTEAGLTDSVLYLYKSGVPALVLPSVSPDDRDPDNVVIFLTPPRKIGLPAREYYNDTQTVSDYTAVVETVLGEFVGSKKGKQFSKDVVAFESALADVTPTTQVQEDVTQYYNPRSIEETESLLPQILISDIISDLAPSDYETNRIIVGSPSYMKSLSKILADTSRETIQFFFKWKIIQAYSEHVESAEIEPLREFNNVIAGKDPQAKMDRWRKCITTVDEDLGWILSRFYILDAFPEESKRLGDQIVSDIKERFVFTLDQTNWMSSEVRKLGIQKVGNIVQKIGYPTKSPNVMDPADVEKYYQSLSISNDTYFENGLAVSRFVVEKEWSELAPTVNAYYNPPGNEIVFPAGIMQPPVFYGKGAPLYLSYGAFGAVSGHELSHAFDSTGRHYDETGNYTDWWDEKTVKAFEDRAQCFIDQYSNFTVHGKDSELHVNGRLTLGENIADAGGLTAAYHAWKKRDEAHADPILPGLSSFSKEQVFFISYANWWCSKTTPEKAQEAIYNDPHAPKPARIIGTMANSLEFKEAFNCPNKQPTCKLW, encoded by the exons ATGGGTGATAGGATTACTCTGCCGGACTCGCCAATGAG tgatgatggcgaggaaAGAACCCTTCTCCTGCAAGACCACTTTGAACACCAGCTTGAGAAGTGTTCCGCTCTTTCTGAATCTGAATACCTAGAAGAGAGCTCAAAACTCCAGCGATCTGGAAGATCGCGGTGCTGGCCGAGCCGATCATGGCTCTCCACATCGTGTTACGCAACGCTGTGGACAGGGAGCGCCATTCTCCTTATGACAGCCGGGTACCTGGCATCGCCAATGCTGA AAGAGCCATCTAACAGTGATGGTCCCCACACTGAAGCACCTACTATCTGCCAGACCCCGGAATGCGTCAACGCCGCTTCGGATATTCTTCGCAACTTGGACCCCAATTACGCGAATATAGATCCTTGCACAGACTTTGACCAGTATGTTTGTGGCGGTTGGAGGAACCAGCATGATATGCGTTCCGACCAGGGCTCGATCTTCGCAGGGACTTATATGGAGGAGGCTTCTCAAACGcgcctccgccatctccttGAGTCTACTGGACCGTCGGACCCCGCTGACTCAAAGATATTCGAGAAATTGAAGGCTGGATATAACGCTTGTTTTGATGAAGATGCGGTTAGGAACCGCGGAAACGAGCCTCTGGTGAAATTGCTGAACGACTTCGAGAAGATATATAGTCTTGATTCGGCTATGGGAGGGACTGAAGCCGGCTTGACCGATTCTGTGCTGTATCTCTACAAGAGTGGCGTTCCTGCTCTTGTGCTTCCGTCTGTTTCG CCAGACGACCGTGATCCGGACAATGTAGTGATCTTTTTGACACCCCCTAGAAAGATTGGCCTCCCGGCGAGGGAGTACTACAATGACACTCAGACTGTGAGCGACTACACCGCGGTTGTTGAGACGGTCCTCGGTGAATTTGTCGGGAGCAAGAAGGGgaaacagttttcgaaaGACGTCGTAGCATTCGAGTCGGCCTTGGCCGATGTGACGCCAACTACGCAGGTGCAAGAGGATGTCACCCAATACTACAACCCGCGCAGCATTGAGGAAACCGAGTCACTTCTACCCCAGATCTTAATATCTGACATTATCTCGGACCTTGCCCCATCGGACTACGAAACTAATCGTATAATTGTGGGCTCTCCGTCTTATATGAAATCGCTGTCCAAAATTTTGGCGGACACGTCGAGAGAGACTATCCAATTCTTCTTCAAGTGGAAAATCATTCAAGCCTATTCTGAGCATGTTGAAAGTGCCGAGATTGAGCCACTGCGTGAATTCAACAATGTGATCGCTGGGAAGGATCCTCAAGCCAAGATGGACCGGTGGCGCAAGTGCATCACCACTGTCGATGAAGATCTGGGATGGATCTTGAGCCGATTCTACATCTTGGACGCTTTCCCGGAGGAGTCAAAGAGACTCGGAGATCAGATTGTTTCCGATATAAAGGAACGCTTCGTATTCACCCTAGACCAAACCAACTGGATGTCATCTGAAGTGAGGAAACTCGGCATTCAGAAAGTTGGCAATATCGTCCAGAAAATCGGGTACCCGACAAAGAGCCCCAACGTGATGGACCCAGCCGATGTAGAGAAATATTACCAGAGTCTGTCAATCTCGAATGATACTTACTTCGAGAACGGCCTTGCCGTTTCGAGATTTGTGGTTGAGAAAGAATGGTCCGAGCTAG CCCCTACTGTCAATGCATACTATAATCCCCCTGGCAATGAGATCGTATTCCCGGCCGGGATCATGCAGCCACCAGTATTCTACGGAAAAGGTGCCCCGTTATACTTGTCCTACGGAGCGTTTGGAGCAGTGAGTGGGCACGAACTCTCTCACG CCTTCGATTCTACGGGACGTCATTACGACGAGACAGGGAACTACACGGATTGGTGGGATGAGAAAACAGTGAAGGCATTTGAGGACCGCGCACAATGCTTCATCGACCAGTACTCGAATTTCACAGTCCATGGCAAGGACTCTGAGCTTCACGTCAATGGTCGCTTGACTCTTGGTGAGAACATCGCGGATGCAGGGGGATTGACAGCGGCCTATCACgcctggaagaagcgcgaCGAGGCACATGCTGACCCCATTCTACCTGGGCTTTCATCGTTCAGCAAAGAGCAggttttcttcatctcttaCGCAAATTGGTGGTGCAGCAAAACGACCCCTGAGAAGGCCCAAGAGGCTATATATAATGACCCTCATGCGCCTAAGCCAGCGAGAATTATT GGTACCATGGCGAATTCCCTAGAATTCAAAGAGGCATTCAATTGCCCCAACAAGCAGCCTACCTGCAAGCTCTGGTAG